Proteins encoded by one window of Luteimonas yindakuii:
- a CDS encoding aminopeptidase P N-terminal domain-containing protein — protein sequence MSTARAVPDPYARRRRQLMRMAGDNAILVLPSAPMRVRSRDTHFPYRQDSDLWYLTGFEEPDAVLVLVPGRAHGEALLFCRERDPEREAWDGPRVGPEGAVDALGMDDAYPIDDLDEILPGLLEGRTRVYYHFGRDTDFDLKLIGWLNRVRAQVRLGAQPPHEFLELGHLLDEMRLFKSRDELRLMKRAARISVEAHAAAMRAVRPGMHEYDLQAELEYVFRRNEAQPAYESIVGAGANACVLHYRANRARIGDDDLVLIDAGAEYRGYAADITRTFPASGRFTAAQRALHDVVLEAHAESCARARPGVAYGVIHDTAVEVLVEGLLRLGLLKGRAAKLIADGTYKRFYPHKTGHWLGLDVHDVGDYRIDGESRLLEPGMVFTIEPGLYIPPDAPGVAAKWRGLGVRIEDDLAITRDGHDVLTAGLARSADEIEAFMAARG from the coding sequence ATGTCCACTGCACGCGCGGTTCCCGATCCGTACGCACGCCGCCGTCGCCAGCTCATGCGCATGGCGGGCGACAACGCGATCCTGGTGCTGCCGTCCGCGCCGATGCGCGTGCGCAGCCGCGATACGCATTTCCCCTACCGGCAGGATTCCGACCTCTGGTACCTCACCGGCTTCGAGGAGCCGGACGCGGTGCTGGTGCTGGTACCGGGTCGCGCGCACGGCGAGGCGCTGCTGTTCTGTCGCGAGCGTGATCCGGAGCGCGAGGCCTGGGATGGCCCGCGGGTGGGGCCGGAGGGCGCGGTGGATGCACTGGGCATGGACGATGCCTACCCGATCGACGACCTCGACGAGATCCTGCCGGGTCTGCTGGAAGGGCGCACCCGCGTCTACTACCACTTCGGCCGCGACACCGACTTCGACCTGAAGCTGATCGGCTGGCTCAACCGCGTCCGTGCGCAGGTGCGGCTGGGTGCGCAGCCCCCGCACGAATTCCTCGAACTGGGCCACCTGCTCGACGAGATGCGGCTGTTCAAGTCGCGCGACGAGCTGCGGCTGATGAAGCGCGCGGCGCGGATCAGCGTCGAGGCGCATGCCGCGGCGATGCGCGCCGTACGGCCTGGCATGCACGAGTACGACCTGCAGGCGGAGCTGGAGTACGTGTTCCGCCGCAACGAGGCGCAGCCGGCGTACGAAAGCATCGTCGGCGCCGGCGCGAATGCCTGCGTGCTGCACTACCGCGCCAACCGGGCGCGCATCGGCGACGACGACCTGGTGCTGATCGATGCCGGCGCCGAATACCGTGGCTACGCGGCCGACATCACCCGCACGTTCCCGGCCAGCGGGAGGTTCACCGCCGCGCAGCGCGCGTTGCACGACGTGGTGCTAGAGGCGCATGCGGAAAGCTGCGCGCGGGCACGCCCGGGCGTCGCCTACGGGGTGATCCACGACACCGCGGTGGAAGTGCTGGTGGAGGGCCTGCTGCGGCTGGGCCTGCTCAAGGGGCGCGCGGCCAAGCTGATCGCCGACGGCACCTACAAGCGCTTCTATCCGCACAAGACCGGCCACTGGCTGGGCCTGGACGTACACGATGTCGGCGACTACCGCATCGACGGCGAGTCCCGGCTGCTCGAACCGGGGATGGTGTTCACCATCGAACCCGGCCTCTACATCCCTCCCGATGCGCCGGGCGTGGCGGCGAAGTGGCGCGGCCTCGGCGTGCGCATCGAGGATGACCTCGCGATCACCCGCGACGGCCACGACGTGCTCACCGCGGGACTTGCACGCAGCGCCGACGAGATCGAGGCCTTCATGGCCGCGCGCGGCTGA
- the pepQ gene encoding Xaa-Pro dipeptidase: protein MSVDLAPLYADHLATLQRRTAVALERGGFDSLVVPAGTLHYQVFDDRDYPYAANPQFKAWVPLVRHPGSWLVATPGERPKLVYLQPFDYWHVVPEAPSGLWTEHFDVVVIRTPEEALQHLPRDAARCAILGEPQSALGAFVPNNPQPVLDYLDYHRAYKTAYEIEMMRAATVRGVRAHRAAERAFRAGASEFGIHLAYCQAAGQDSTELPYNNIVALNEHAAVLHYTELDRLPPKPVRSFLIDAGASHAGYACDITRTWASDRDGEFQALIDAVDAVERRLCERFTAGTDYRQLHLDAHLALAGVLRDAGVIRMSAEAALESGVSSKFFPHGLGHGIGLQVHDVAGFAASDAGGTLPKPEGHPYLRLTRTLEPGMVVTNEPGIYFADLLMRELRESAHAGEVDWDRVDALRPYGGIRIEDDLVITAEGAPVNLTREEFARTSAG from the coding sequence ATGAGCGTCGACCTCGCACCCCTCTACGCCGACCACCTCGCCACCCTGCAGCGCCGCACCGCGGTCGCACTCGAGCGCGGCGGCTTCGACAGCCTCGTCGTGCCGGCAGGCACCCTGCATTACCAGGTCTTCGACGACCGCGATTATCCCTACGCCGCCAACCCGCAGTTCAAGGCCTGGGTGCCGCTGGTGCGCCATCCGGGCAGCTGGCTGGTGGCCACGCCGGGTGAGCGTCCGAAGCTCGTCTACCTGCAACCGTTCGACTACTGGCACGTGGTACCCGAAGCGCCCTCGGGGCTGTGGACGGAGCATTTCGACGTGGTGGTCATCCGCACGCCGGAGGAAGCCCTGCAACACCTGCCCCGGGATGCAGCGCGTTGCGCGATCCTGGGCGAACCGCAGAGTGCGCTCGGCGCGTTCGTCCCCAACAACCCGCAGCCGGTGCTCGACTACCTCGACTACCACCGTGCGTACAAGACCGCCTACGAGATCGAGATGATGCGCGCGGCCACCGTGCGCGGCGTGCGCGCGCACCGCGCGGCGGAACGCGCGTTCCGGGCCGGCGCCTCCGAATTCGGCATCCACCTGGCGTACTGCCAGGCCGCGGGGCAGGACAGCACCGAGCTGCCGTACAACAACATCGTCGCGCTCAACGAGCACGCGGCGGTGTTGCACTACACCGAACTCGACCGGCTGCCGCCGAAGCCGGTGCGCAGCTTCCTGATCGACGCCGGTGCCAGCCATGCCGGCTATGCCTGCGACATCACCCGCACCTGGGCGAGCGACCGCGACGGCGAATTCCAGGCGCTGATCGACGCCGTCGACGCCGTGGAACGCCGGTTGTGCGAGCGATTCACCGCCGGCACCGACTATCGGCAGCTGCATCTCGACGCGCACCTGGCGCTAGCGGGCGTGCTGCGCGATGCCGGGGTGATCCGGATGTCGGCGGAGGCCGCGCTGGAATCCGGCGTCAGCAGCAAGTTCTTCCCGCACGGCCTCGGCCACGGGATCGGCCTGCAGGTCCACGACGTCGCCGGCTTCGCCGCCTCCGATGCCGGTGGCACCCTGCCCAAGCCCGAAGGCCATCCCTACCTGCGCCTGACCCGCACCCTCGAACCGGGGATGGTGGTCACCAACGAGCCCGGCATCTATTTCGCCGACCTGCTGATGCGCGAGCTGCGCGAAAGCGCGCACGCGGGCGAGGTCGACTGGGATCGCGTGGACGCATTGCGCCCGTATGGCGGGATCCGCATCGAGGACGACCTGGTCATCACCGCGGAGGGTGCACCGGTGAACCTCACCCGTGAGGAGTTCGCGCGCACCAGCGCGGGCTGA
- a CDS encoding PilZ domain-containing protein, which yields MIQEFRRARRRKAADMIQVGDAMTGQMVGRIGNLSETGLLLIANSSLENDALYQLRFTLPGRTAGTLGEDLELGAQLLWSDRASAPGQVWAGLRFVALSDAQARCLRAWVESPGGQFV from the coding sequence ATGATCCAGGAGTTCCGCCGCGCACGCCGGCGCAAGGCCGCCGACATGATCCAGGTCGGCGACGCGATGACCGGGCAGATGGTCGGCCGCATCGGCAACCTGTCGGAAACCGGCCTGCTGCTGATCGCCAACAGTTCGCTCGAGAACGACGCGCTGTACCAGTTGCGCTTCACCCTGCCCGGCCGCACCGCCGGCACGCTCGGCGAAGACCTCGAACTCGGCGCCCAGCTGTTGTGGAGCGACCGCGCCAGCGCGCCTGGGCAGGTCTGGGCGGGCCTGCGATTCGTCGCCCTGAGCGACGCGCAGGCGCGGTGCCTGCGGGCGTGGGTGGAATCGCCGGGCGGCCAGTTCGTCTGA